In Nodosilinea sp. FACHB-141, a genomic segment contains:
- a CDS encoding ATP-binding protein, with protein sequence RKYQADVGTDRVQAELAQAIARELRLSDEAEKLAKSLGLLGKNAPAAPAQLPPAAPEDAASLPAPIGANTRLNAVPVAAAPADGRQWDEDEVAIAPTATGILQDCLAYPTILIYGPQGSGKSTLAHWLIQQRIAAGHHCEILDPHAAYGAWEGLPLYGAGMDYHACDDRLVAFADLVKSRYQVLSTKPNFNPKPHTLLTEEFTNWAQHCPHAGQFFGSSMSDLRKVNMFAVYVAHGRTLTSLGGKAGVAEQRDQTLLEIELSAIVGLGGKAMPSGKANVYYPGQKNAPIAVEVPTLELEQPANNQGLESAYSAVVQMMKSPLFGRF encoded by the coding sequence CGCAAATACCAAGCCGATGTCGGCACCGACCGAGTGCAGGCAGAACTGGCCCAGGCGATCGCTCGGGAGCTGCGCCTCTCAGACGAGGCTGAAAAGCTGGCTAAGTCGCTGGGGCTGCTGGGCAAGAATGCGCCGGCTGCCCCAGCACAACTACCCCCAGCCGCGCCAGAGGATGCCGCGTCGCTACCGGCACCGATTGGGGCTAACACCCGCCTCAATGCCGTCCCAGTCGCAGCTGCGCCAGCCGATGGCCGGCAGTGGGATGAGGATGAGGTAGCGATCGCCCCCACGGCAACCGGCATCCTGCAAGATTGCCTCGCCTACCCAACGATCCTCATCTACGGCCCCCAAGGTAGCGGCAAAAGCACCCTTGCCCATTGGCTCATTCAGCAGCGGATCGCCGCTGGCCACCATTGCGAAATCCTAGACCCCCATGCCGCCTACGGGGCTTGGGAGGGGTTGCCGCTCTATGGCGCTGGCATGGACTATCACGCCTGCGACGATCGACTCGTTGCGTTTGCTGACCTGGTGAAAAGCCGCTACCAGGTCTTGAGCACCAAGCCTAATTTCAACCCCAAACCCCATACCTTGTTGACTGAGGAATTTACCAACTGGGCTCAGCACTGCCCCCACGCTGGCCAGTTTTTTGGCAGCTCTATGTCTGACCTGCGAAAGGTAAATATGTTTGCCGTCTACGTTGCCCACGGTCGCACCCTAACTTCTCTGGGGGGCAAAGCAGGGGTAGCAGAACAGCGGGACCAAACCTTACTCGAAATCGAACTATCTGCAATCGTTGGCCTTGGGGGAAAGGCCATGCCATCGGGTAAGGCAAACGTCTATTACCCTGGCCAAAAAAACGCCCCGATCGCTGTGGAGGTGCCCACCCTAGAGCTAGAGCAACCGGCTAACAATCAGGGCCTAGAGTCGGCCTACTCGGCTGTAGTTCAGATGATGAAGTCGCCATTATTCGGGAGGTTTTAA
- a CDS encoding iron uptake porin, with amino-acid sequence MTQLFWQSLLAVLAALGTAVAVFGPAIAAEAAILVVGDFDQDSVQLAQITSVSELTDVLPSDWAFQALQSLVDGYGCLQGYPDRTFRGQRSMTRFEFTAALNSCLDVITALMTQVSIEADDLSIIRRLQEEFFPDDLAILRGRIDALEAETATLRAQQFSTITKLVGQADMHLVTPIDTVTGEASTSISARARLNFDSSFTGNDRLRIRLLSGKGNAINGLGGLANASGSDAGNPDNTDYNVALDDFYYQFPVGSRLTVTASARGLQGDDWVTSTIVPFDGPSVADAGGPQFYDAGGSSTNGAGVGLSFALTDNIVLDAGYTAGGRTDEGPGAFDPSVGIFAAASQSYIAQLSFLSDGFLDAGIAYIHSDGSQNFGGPLLPGATDTYAGLLNLDFGGFFVAGHGAYTTYNGGNDFSWTAGLGLNDFLAEGAQLGVYGGQLPQLFGTTNNPFIVEGYYRIPFNQFLTITPALIYGDAKLSTRTDNTGFWGALRATFTF; translated from the coding sequence ATGACTCAGTTATTTTGGCAATCTTTGCTGGCTGTGCTCGCTGCCCTAGGTACAGCTGTGGCCGTCTTTGGCCCTGCGATCGCAGCTGAAGCCGCTATCCTCGTGGTCGGCGACTTCGACCAAGACTCTGTTCAACTGGCTCAAATCACCAGCGTTTCAGAACTGACCGACGTGCTGCCCTCCGACTGGGCCTTCCAGGCGCTGCAAAGCTTGGTTGACGGCTACGGTTGTCTTCAGGGTTACCCCGACCGCACCTTTCGGGGTCAGCGCAGCATGACCCGCTTTGAGTTCACTGCTGCTCTCAACTCCTGCTTGGACGTGATCACCGCCCTGATGACCCAGGTGAGCATCGAAGCTGACGACTTGTCCATCATCCGTCGCCTGCAAGAAGAGTTCTTCCCAGATGATCTGGCTATCCTGCGCGGCCGCATCGACGCCCTGGAAGCTGAAACCGCTACCCTCCGCGCTCAGCAGTTCTCGACCATCACTAAACTGGTTGGTCAGGCTGACATGCACCTGGTAACTCCGATCGATACCGTCACCGGTGAGGCGAGCACCAGCATTTCTGCCCGTGCCCGCTTGAATTTTGACTCCAGCTTTACCGGCAACGACCGTTTGCGCATTCGCCTGCTATCTGGCAAGGGCAATGCCATCAATGGCCTAGGTGGTCTTGCTAATGCCAGCGGCAGTGACGCCGGCAACCCTGACAATACCGATTACAACGTCGCTCTTGATGACTTCTATTACCAGTTCCCCGTTGGCAGTCGCCTTACCGTAACTGCTTCCGCTCGTGGTCTCCAAGGCGATGACTGGGTAACCAGCACCATCGTGCCCTTCGACGGTCCTTCCGTTGCTGATGCTGGCGGTCCTCAGTTCTATGACGCTGGTGGTAGCTCCACCAACGGCGCTGGTGTTGGTCTGAGCTTTGCTCTCACTGACAACATCGTGCTAGATGCAGGTTACACCGCTGGCGGCCGAACTGATGAGGGTCCTGGTGCTTTCGACCCTAGTGTTGGTATCTTTGCTGCTGCTAGCCAGAGCTACATTGCTCAGCTCAGCTTCCTGAGCGATGGCTTCCTGGATGCTGGTATTGCCTATATCCACAGCGACGGGTCTCAGAACTTCGGTGGTCCGCTGCTGCCTGGTGCTACTGACACCTATGCTGGTCTGTTGAACCTTGACTTCGGTGGGTTCTTCGTTGCTGGTCATGGTGCTTACACTACCTACAACGGCGGCAACGATTTTAGCTGGACTGCTGGCCTTGGCCTCAATGACTTCCTGGCTGAGGGTGCTCAACTGGGCGTCTACGGTGGCCAGTTGCCCCAGCTGTTTGGGACTACTAACAACCCCTTTATTGTTGAAGGCTACTACCGAATTCCCTTTAATCAGTTCTTGACCATCACCCCTGCGCTGATCTACGGCGATGCCAAGTTGAGCACCCGAACCGATAACACCGGTTTCTGGGGTGCTCTGCGCGCCACCTTCACGTTCTAA
- a CDS encoding single-stranded DNA-binding protein yields MQDNTADLARALKQIEVATMAIAAANPPNWKRPLDAYKNGWVAAIGAIEVAHDDHGPTVIWWMGHHYTRRSGSNPKFGAAIWFSRSAGKGEDGEAAYLRLITFADGPALTAEPLPDYVVKALDRSNQKR; encoded by the coding sequence ATGCAAGACAACACCGCCGACCTGGCCCGCGCACTGAAGCAGATTGAAGTCGCTACCATGGCGATCGCCGCAGCCAACCCGCCTAACTGGAAGCGCCCGCTCGATGCCTATAAGAATGGCTGGGTAGCTGCGATTGGGGCGATCGAGGTAGCTCACGACGACCACGGGCCCACCGTCATCTGGTGGATGGGGCACCATTACACCCGTCGCAGTGGCAGTAACCCCAAGTTTGGGGCTGCGATTTGGTTCAGCCGCAGCGCGGGGAAGGGTGAGGATGGAGAAGCCGCTTATCTGAGGTTGATTACCTTTGCTGATGGCCCTGCCCTCACAGCAGAGCCGCTGCCTGACTACGTGGTGAAGGCCCTCGATCGCAGTAACCAGAAGAGGTAA
- a CDS encoding tetratricopeptide repeat protein, whose amino-acid sequence MIRHIALAACLLTAGCGSLTSTVPESPAEVVEAVEAPVEQTDYLALGKQQGYEAAVAAQNATDNQWYEVSQKWDLAVRTLGQVPADNPNYATAQAKITEYNANRDVAAARHWAYQAEAPPAETPQTINPEPSPQSEEMTAEDYYQQGVDRYVSEQDSQGAVESFTKAIELDPNHTLAYYNRGVAKLRLDDPEGAKADLTKAREIYASRGDENGVYQAEDRLQQIKEKHGI is encoded by the coding sequence ATGATCCGCCACATCGCTCTCGCCGCATGCCTGCTAACAGCGGGCTGCGGTAGCTTAACCAGCACCGTACCAGAGTCGCCAGCAGAAGTGGTTGAGGCGGTTGAGGCTCCGGTAGAGCAGACGGACTACCTAGCTCTTGGCAAGCAGCAGGGCTACGAGGCGGCAGTGGCCGCACAAAATGCTACTGACAACCAGTGGTACGAGGTTTCTCAAAAGTGGGATTTGGCTGTGCGTACCCTTGGCCAAGTGCCCGCTGACAACCCAAACTACGCCACAGCCCAGGCCAAGATTACCGAGTACAACGCCAACCGAGACGTAGCAGCAGCTCGACATTGGGCTTACCAGGCCGAAGCTCCCCCCGCAGAAACACCTCAAACGATCAACCCAGAGCCATCACCACAGTCTGAAGAGATGACGGCAGAGGACTACTATCAGCAAGGGGTAGACCGCTACGTGTCGGAGCAAGATTCTCAGGGAGCTGTCGAGAGCTTTACCAAAGCAATAGAACTAGACCCTAACCATACATTAGCTTATTACAACCGGGGGGTTGCAAAGTTGCGATTGGACGATCCGGAAGGAGCAAAAGCCGACCTGACAAAGGCTCGAGAGATATATGCCTCCAGAGGTGATGAGAACGGGGTCTATCAGGCAGAGGATCGGCTGCAGCAGATCAAAGAGAAACATGGAATCTAG
- a CDS encoding dienelactone hydrolase family protein → MIATREVTYDVDGLSMVAHLAQPDGEGPWPAVLIGHDGIGLDDYQRHRADDLAVHGYMALAMDYHGGQLYFGRPDAMLARVMPLMADVERMQAIGRVALDILLAMPGVDPDRIAALGYGAGGRIVLELARIGVPFKAIAVVHPGLPDANAEDWTDLTSTFLLCTGSEDPLCTPEQILTFGRALQDAGVDWRANIYGGAKHAFWARPTNPDGSPAAGITHTEATVPGVGYHPKHATRAWQAVLDLLGETFQTLG, encoded by the coding sequence ATGATTGCAACGCGTGAAGTTACCTATGACGTAGATGGCCTAAGCATGGTCGCCCATCTAGCGCAGCCGGATGGTGAGGGGCCTTGGCCGGCGGTTCTTATAGGACATGATGGTATCGGCCTTGACGACTATCAACGGCATCGCGCTGACGATCTGGCCGTGCATGGCTATATGGCGTTGGCGATGGATTACCACGGTGGCCAGTTATACTTCGGCAGGCCGGACGCGATGCTGGCCCGAGTCATGCCGTTGATGGCCGATGTTGAGCGGATGCAGGCCATCGGTCGCGTGGCGCTTGATATTCTTCTCGCGATGCCCGGTGTTGACCCTGACCGCATCGCCGCTCTCGGCTATGGTGCTGGTGGCCGGATCGTGCTCGAACTGGCTAGAATCGGCGTGCCGTTCAAGGCCATTGCGGTCGTTCATCCCGGCTTGCCAGACGCCAATGCCGAGGACTGGACCGATTTGACCAGCACCTTCCTTCTATGCACCGGCTCCGAAGACCCCCTTTGCACCCCTGAACAAATCCTGACGTTTGGCCGCGCGCTCCAAGATGCCGGGGTCGACTGGCGCGCGAATATCTACGGCGGAGCCAAGCACGCTTTCTGGGCTCGGCCGACAAACCCGGATGGATCGCCCGCTGCGGGGATCACTCACACCGAGGCCACTGTGCCCGGCGTCGGCTATCACCCGAAGCATGCGACGCGCGCATGGCAAGCGGTGCTCGATTTATTGGGCGAAACCTTCCAGACTTTGGGCTAG
- a CDS encoding DUF456 domain-containing protein: MDYVQLYWILVGVMALGAVGELIPGMPGSSLILLAILIWSVITQFAGIGWPILIVFAMLIASAAIEFLAAYWGAKQFGASKWGQLGALIGLVVGIVGLLPALPLGGPILGILIGPFIGAFLGEYLTRKELDGESKAKVALKASLGTVVGSLLGNLIDGILAIVAVVVFVLSTWPLVARLP; this comes from the coding sequence ATGGACTACGTACAGCTGTATTGGATTCTTGTGGGAGTTATGGCCCTGGGGGCTGTGGGTGAACTGATTCCTGGCATGCCAGGATCGAGCCTGATTCTGTTGGCAATTTTGATTTGGTCAGTCATCACCCAGTTTGCAGGGATTGGCTGGCCCATCTTGATTGTGTTTGCCATGCTGATTGCCAGTGCCGCTATTGAGTTCTTGGCAGCCTACTGGGGCGCTAAGCAGTTTGGGGCTAGCAAGTGGGGCCAGCTCGGGGCATTGATTGGCCTGGTGGTCGGCATTGTGGGACTGCTGCCTGCCTTGCCGCTAGGCGGCCCCATCTTAGGAATCCTGATTGGTCCCTTTATCGGAGCCTTTTTGGGAGAATATCTGACCCGCAAAGAGCTCGATGGAGAGTCTAAAGCTAAAGTTGCCCTGAAAGCCAGCCTCGGCACGGTAGTCGGCTCTCTGCTAGGCAACTTAATTGACGGAATCCTAGCAATTGTGGCCGTTGTTGTCTTTGTTCTGAGTACCTGGCCCCTGGTAGCAAGGCTGCCATAG
- a CDS encoding M48 family metalloprotease — protein sequence MLKLVVRLAIGVLFALFGLFNYVTTVSENPITGERQRVALTPQEEVVLGQQGSQEVVQSFGGLHADPVLQSYVDQVGQQVVSRSAAAQSPYPFEFYLLNDPETVNALALPGGQIFVTTGLLRQLTAESQLAGVLGHEIGHVIARHGSEHLARRQLGVALVNAVGVAASDDPTSGRQAAMIAQAVNQLVNLNYGRQDELESDRLGFDFMTAAEYNPEGLVELMEILDQASEGGRPPEFLSSHPNPGNRVERLEALIQETYPQGVPPALEESQQNFSQTVLPRLR from the coding sequence GTGCTTAAGTTGGTGGTTCGTCTGGCTATAGGGGTGCTGTTTGCCCTCTTTGGGCTGTTCAATTACGTCACAACTGTGTCAGAAAATCCAATCACCGGAGAACGCCAGCGCGTCGCGTTAACCCCTCAAGAAGAGGTTGTTTTAGGCCAGCAGGGCAGCCAGGAAGTGGTGCAATCGTTCGGCGGACTGCACGCAGATCCGGTCTTGCAGAGCTATGTGGATCAGGTGGGCCAACAGGTGGTGAGCCGTTCTGCTGCGGCCCAATCGCCCTACCCTTTTGAGTTTTACCTGTTGAACGACCCCGAGACCGTCAATGCCCTAGCTTTGCCAGGAGGACAAATTTTTGTCACCACCGGCCTGCTCCGCCAGCTAACCGCAGAATCTCAGTTAGCAGGGGTTTTGGGCCATGAGATTGGCCACGTCATTGCCCGCCATGGCTCAGAGCACCTGGCCCGGCGGCAGCTAGGGGTGGCTCTAGTCAATGCGGTTGGGGTAGCGGCCAGCGATGATCCCACCAGCGGTCGCCAGGCAGCGATGATTGCTCAAGCCGTGAATCAGCTCGTCAATCTGAACTATGGGCGTCAGGATGAGTTAGAAAGCGATCGCTTGGGCTTTGATTTCATGACGGCCGCCGAGTACAACCCCGAGGGCCTGGTGGAGTTGATGGAGATTTTAGATCAGGCGAGTGAAGGGGGGCGACCGCCAGAGTTTCTCAGCAGCCACCCCAATCCGGGCAACCGGGTTGAACGTTTAGAGGCGCTCATTCAAGAAACCTATCCCCAGGGAGTGCCCCCAGCGTTAGAGGAGAGTCAACAGAACTTTTCTCAAACCGTGCTGCCCCGTCTCCGCTAA
- a CDS encoding AIM24 family protein — MSTPESNLPFQVTQTVSRGGTTIELLEYKPLAGSENFAIAEQLYTLNRAGVHLRQLRIRLDNDAVRTEPGALQFLKGRISMESSTGAGSGVGSFMKGAIAAARTGETIFKPLYRGTGEIYLEPTFGHYWLMQLNNQTLYADQGLFCCCEDAIKVEAHKVESFSARVAGGEGRYQTKVSGAGIVVFRIPVPQSEILSLSLNNETLQVDGSFALLRTEGVRFSVERASNSFLGAITSGEGVLQTFQGTGKVWVAPTQPVYDRMSFPAAASTMLATR, encoded by the coding sequence ATGAGCACTCCTGAATCGAATCTTCCTTTCCAAGTCACGCAAACCGTCTCGCGCGGTGGCACGACCATCGAGCTTTTAGAATACAAGCCACTGGCAGGCAGCGAAAACTTTGCCATTGCTGAGCAGCTTTACACGCTCAATCGGGCGGGAGTACATCTGCGACAGTTGCGTATCCGCCTCGACAACGATGCCGTTCGCACTGAACCTGGAGCGCTGCAATTCCTCAAAGGTCGGATCAGCATGGAAAGTTCGACGGGCGCAGGCAGTGGCGTTGGTAGCTTTATGAAAGGCGCAATCGCCGCTGCCCGTACAGGAGAAACCATCTTCAAGCCGCTCTACCGAGGCACAGGCGAAATTTATCTGGAGCCAACCTTTGGGCACTACTGGCTGATGCAGCTTAACAACCAAACGCTGTACGCCGATCAAGGTTTGTTTTGCTGCTGCGAAGATGCAATAAAAGTCGAGGCACACAAAGTCGAGAGCTTCTCGGCACGAGTGGCAGGCGGAGAAGGTCGCTATCAAACCAAAGTCAGCGGTGCAGGCATTGTCGTCTTTCGCATTCCCGTTCCTCAATCTGAAATTCTTTCCCTGTCGCTCAATAACGAAACGCTTCAGGTAGACGGTTCATTTGCCCTGCTGCGTACTGAAGGCGTACGATTCAGCGTCGAGCGAGCTTCTAATTCGTTTTTAGGAGCCATTACCAGCGGGGAAGGGGTGCTGCAAACATTTCAAGGAACTGGCAAAGTGTGGGTTGCTCCCACTCAGCCAGTGTACGATCGCATGAGCTTTCCAGCCGCCGCTTCAACGATGCTAGCCACTCGATAA
- a CDS encoding GNAT family N-acetyltransferase, producing MKLAVSQQSLSKASAKQQQWSKGVLFPVNFLPQSTERLVLRRFADLDLDNFFSYRQDYQVARFQSWSMLPYSEAQSFIKEMQKAVMGIPGEWFQIAIAHKQSNLLLGDIGIQIYTENPAIVEIGFTLAREEQGKGYAQEAVQALVCSIFELGYISQIVGITDMRNEPSINLLRRLGMNLVRSDEAEFKGELCIEQTFELRREDWLLHKAG from the coding sequence ATGAAGCTAGCCGTTAGCCAGCAGTCCTTGAGTAAAGCATCAGCTAAACAACAACAGTGGAGCAAAGGTGTATTGTTTCCAGTGAATTTTCTTCCCCAATCAACTGAGCGACTGGTTCTACGTCGGTTTGCAGATCTCGATCTAGATAATTTTTTTTCCTACCGCCAAGATTATCAAGTCGCTCGATTTCAAAGTTGGTCGATGTTACCTTATAGTGAAGCGCAATCCTTCATCAAGGAAATGCAAAAAGCAGTGATGGGAATACCAGGTGAATGGTTTCAAATCGCGATCGCCCACAAGCAATCCAACTTGCTCCTGGGTGACATTGGAATACAGATTTATACTGAGAATCCGGCAATCGTAGAAATTGGTTTTACTTTGGCTCGTGAAGAACAAGGTAAAGGATATGCACAAGAAGCCGTTCAAGCTCTGGTTTGTTCAATATTTGAACTTGGATACATCAGCCAGATCGTCGGTATAACTGATATGCGAAATGAACCGTCTATTAATTTGCTTAGACGCTTGGGAATGAATTTAGTGCGGTCGGATGAGGCGGAGTTCAAGGGAGAATTGTGTATTGAGCAAACATTCGAGTTAAGAAGAGAAGATTGGTTACTGCACAAAGCAGGCTAA
- a CDS encoding ankyrin repeat domain-containing protein, protein MRIHDYVKRGDFTGVAQQIASGVDVNTVEIYSLQTPLMCAVASADADIHMVLFLVDSGADVNAVGGESQDTVLSLALYAGNLDKIRFLLDVGSNIHYQRPGGYDALIDAMHGRDISNDENLIPVLNLLIERGAKVSGVSSYGESALGGASGAGRFDAVEVLLAAGADPTRLEWTELMYEIALGSLDGVKALIAQGADLCARDYWDRTPWLLSLQVGDLKKAKFLLLSGADRSDRGLCGKAPLMYPITHNRANILEWLIEEGFDIEATDDFGTTPLMVAAECNATDCVDILLKNGANPSRVNNKGEAAIKLASNLHIVRMLVQAGEDLSDIGYEARQLLLEIHHGLPQVSYEQYLTGKYRRFGKSNPELMKVDFWEAMVRCGTTAYAARVAFDDTENLSQPVWCHQRFGGTITELQDGRIVEIAGEHEDSYDSDFCIYNDVVVHQGNGIFKIFGYPKDIFPPTDFHTATLVENYIYIIGNLGYQGERIYNETPVYRLRCDTFKVEKIETTGDKPGWISRHKACYKEPNKIHIAGGKIAILISDDEEYIENLLDYTLDLTNLRWSRTAA, encoded by the coding sequence ATGCGGATTCATGATTACGTAAAACGGGGGGATTTCACAGGAGTAGCGCAGCAGATCGCTAGCGGCGTTGATGTTAATACTGTAGAAATATATTCTTTGCAGACCCCATTAATGTGTGCAGTAGCTAGTGCAGATGCAGACATCCATATGGTTCTATTTCTTGTAGATAGCGGTGCTGATGTCAACGCAGTTGGGGGGGAATCTCAAGATACAGTGCTTAGCTTAGCACTGTATGCAGGAAACCTAGATAAGATTCGGTTCCTTCTAGATGTTGGCTCAAACATTCACTACCAAAGACCAGGTGGCTATGATGCGCTGATTGATGCTATGCATGGTCGAGACATCTCAAACGATGAGAACTTAATACCAGTTTTGAATTTGTTAATTGAGAGAGGTGCCAAAGTCAGTGGTGTCAGCAGTTATGGAGAGTCTGCACTTGGAGGTGCCTCAGGAGCAGGGAGATTTGATGCTGTCGAGGTTTTACTAGCAGCAGGTGCGGATCCTACTCGACTAGAATGGACTGAGTTAATGTATGAAATTGCCCTAGGAAGTTTAGATGGAGTAAAGGCGTTAATTGCTCAAGGTGCTGATCTTTGCGCGCGTGACTATTGGGACAGAACACCTTGGCTCTTAAGCCTTCAAGTAGGCGACTTGAAGAAAGCAAAGTTTCTCCTTCTGTCAGGAGCAGATCGAAGCGATCGGGGACTTTGTGGGAAGGCACCACTGATGTACCCTATCACACATAATAGAGCCAACATCCTAGAATGGTTGATTGAAGAAGGATTTGATATTGAAGCTACGGATGACTTTGGTACTACCCCTCTCATGGTGGCAGCAGAATGCAATGCTACTGACTGTGTAGATATCCTTCTCAAGAATGGTGCAAATCCATCTCGTGTAAACAACAAAGGTGAAGCAGCAATTAAGTTGGCTAGTAATCTTCACATTGTAAGGATGCTTGTTCAAGCTGGTGAAGATCTTAGCGATATTGGTTATGAGGCTCGTCAGCTTCTTCTAGAAATTCATCATGGTTTGCCACAAGTATCCTATGAACAATATTTAACGGGAAAATATCGACGATTTGGCAAGTCTAATCCAGAACTAATGAAAGTCGATTTTTGGGAGGCAATGGTTCGTTGTGGCACGACTGCCTATGCAGCACGAGTTGCCTTTGATGACACCGAAAACTTGAGTCAACCGGTGTGGTGTCATCAACGATTTGGCGGAACAATTACAGAGTTGCAAGATGGGAGAATTGTAGAAATAGCTGGCGAGCATGAAGACTCTTATGATTCTGACTTCTGTATATATAACGATGTTGTAGTTCATCAGGGTAACGGCATCTTTAAAATTTTTGGTTATCCTAAGGATATCTTCCCTCCAACTGACTTCCATACCGCGACATTAGTTGAAAACTATATATACATTATTGGAAACTTAGGTTATCAAGGTGAAAGAATCTATAACGAAACACCAGTTTATCGACTTCGCTGTGACACATTTAAGGTAGAAAAAATTGAGACAACTGGAGATAAGCCTGGATGGATAAGTCGTCATAAAGCTTGCTACAAAGAACCCAACAAAATACATATCGCGGGTGGCAAGATTGCTATCTTGATAAGCGACGATGAGGAATATATTGAAAACTTATTAGATTACACTTTAGACTTAACGAACTTGAGATGGAGTCGCACAGCTGCCTAA
- a CDS encoding WD40 repeat domain-containing protein, protein MLLVLLSTPTALLIGAFFGFWIGNSAKIRTRSRQVLIWSVVGACLGSRLLSFIVLGVLLKGVISTFGYFSWSLYLLIVAWVGSAIYGAIWGARFSVSLWEGNTSGLRKLATFLIGSMLVAVLVVQAAHLFHNYASPADKAQLNSLFQVKKARLANTFAAGFGQSRGDHYLSLSPDEKTLASVNGGSLNVWDVESGQLVQPQFEANSYVFSLALSPNAQALATGGLDDTVSVLNIATGGRKYLVPASSANQTGAVRSIAFSPDGQRIASSNQDGFVHLWDFNSGRLVKTLLEPNNTGAQYSVIFSPDNQTVLGVGPNLIKVWRQSDGTPLRTLATRAGSNALLPNVTLSSNSQTLMIARAGDCLSSSTGEGSRLEFWNLKTGLQQQSIDAGCSSIVSAGISHNWQVAVAKTHSNTIQAWNVSTGKLIDTFSDGEAYGVPAVAISADGRTVFSAGNHDGSVKLWQLPED, encoded by the coding sequence ATGCTACTGGTCCTATTAAGTACACCTACTGCTTTATTAATTGGAGCCTTTTTCGGATTTTGGATCGGCAATTCTGCCAAAATCAGAACTAGGTCTAGACAGGTGCTTATTTGGTCAGTTGTTGGAGCCTGTTTAGGATCTCGACTTTTATCTTTTATAGTCCTTGGCGTTCTCCTAAAAGGTGTCATTTCGACATTCGGATACTTTTCCTGGTCGTTGTATCTCTTGATAGTGGCATGGGTAGGAAGTGCCATTTACGGTGCTATTTGGGGTGCTCGGTTCAGTGTTTCCCTTTGGGAGGGAAATACATCTGGCTTGAGAAAGCTTGCGACATTTTTAATTGGGTCAATGCTCGTAGCCGTTCTCGTAGTTCAGGCAGCGCATCTCTTTCATAACTATGCTTCACCGGCAGATAAAGCTCAGCTTAACAGCCTGTTTCAAGTCAAGAAAGCGCGTTTGGCAAATACCTTTGCTGCAGGTTTTGGCCAGTCTAGGGGCGACCACTACTTATCACTGAGTCCTGACGAAAAAACGCTAGCTAGTGTCAACGGAGGGAGCTTGAACGTGTGGGATGTCGAATCAGGCCAGCTGGTGCAACCTCAATTTGAAGCCAACTCCTATGTCTTCTCTTTGGCGCTCAGCCCTAATGCGCAAGCTCTGGCGACGGGCGGCCTGGATGACACTGTCTCCGTTCTAAACATAGCAACTGGTGGCCGGAAATACCTCGTTCCCGCTAGCAGTGCCAACCAAACCGGAGCGGTCCGCTCTATCGCATTCAGCCCTGATGGTCAGAGAATAGCCAGCAGTAATCAAGACGGCTTTGTGCACCTTTGGGACTTTAACAGCGGCAGATTAGTGAAAACTTTGCTCGAACCCAACAATACTGGTGCTCAGTACTCTGTTATTTTTAGTCCAGATAACCAAACCGTCTTGGGTGTCGGCCCCAACCTCATTAAAGTTTGGCGACAAAGCGATGGCACCCCCCTGCGCACCCTAGCTACCCGAGCAGGTTCCAACGCCCTATTACCAAATGTTACCCTTAGCAGCAACTCCCAAACTCTGATGATTGCGCGCGCTGGCGACTGCCTCAGTTCCAGCACTGGCGAAGGCAGCCGACTCGAGTTTTGGAACCTAAAAACAGGTCTGCAACAGCAATCTATCGACGCGGGTTGCTCCTCCATTGTTTCTGCTGGCATTAGCCACAATTGGCAAGTCGCTGTCGCCAAAACCCACAGCAACACTATTCAAGCATGGAACGTGAGTACGGGTAAGTTAATCGACACCTTTAGCGACGGCGAAGCTTACGGTGTTCCGGCTGTTGCTATCAGCGCGGATGGCCGCACTGTCTTTAGCGCCGGCAACCACGACGGCAGCGTTAAACTTTGGCAGTTACCTGAGGATTAA
- a CDS encoding DUF2165 family protein produces MALLFWFIGFINIVGEWLAAWQFETWNGQQPAFRFIGCDGVVLLFLNIPEFDTHS; encoded by the coding sequence TTGGCTCTTCTGTTCTGGTTCATCGGCTTTATAAACATCGTCGGCGAATGGCTTGCCGCGTGGCAGTTCGAAACCTGGAATGGGCAGCAGCCCGCCTTTCGTTTCATTGGCTGCGACGGTGTTGTGCTGCTATTTCTTAACATCCCTGAGTTTGATACGCACAGCTAG